Genomic window (Caldisericia bacterium):
TTCTTTATCATCTACTTTTGTATATAAATGAATTAAGAGATTTCTAAATTTTGTCATTTTTATTAAATTTGTTGATAAAGTTTTATCTATAAAACCTTTTTCGCCTAATATTTTAAAGCAGTTTCCATAACTTTCAGGAACAATATTATATTTTTTAACAACTATATGATTACAAATATTCATACATGCTTCAATTATATTTATTAATCTATATTTGGTAGCATCTATAATTTCCCTATTATTTAAAAATTCTTCTAAACTTATATTTTCATATTTTTCTATTAAATTTAAAATTTCTTTAATTTCATTAAGTTTTCTAATTATCAAATCTTTATTTATCATATTTAAATTTTATCATATTAACTATATAATTCTTTTGATGAAAGATTTTGGATTTCAATGGCACATTACTGATTTTTGCAATTTAAGATGTAAACATTGTTATCAGGAAAAATTTGATAAAAAGAGCGAACTTCCTTTTGAAAAAATAAAATATATAGTTGATAAAATTAGCGAAAGTTTAAAAGATAGAAAAATATCAGTAAATATTACAGGAGGAGAACCATTTCTAAGAGAAGATATTTTAGATATAATCTCATACATTAATAATAAAGAAAATTTCAAAGAGATAAATATAATAACTAATGGAACGATATTAAATGATGCTATTATAAATTTTTTAGAGAGTATTCAAAAATTTAAATATCTTAAGGTATCTATAGAGTCTCATAATGAGATTAAAAATGATTTTATAAGAGGAAAAGGAAATTTAGATAAAGTTAAGGAAAATTTAAAAATTTTAAAGAGTAAATCTTGTAAAAAAATTTTAATAATGATAACTCTTTCTTCTTTAAATTATAAAGAACTTATCTCATTTCTAGAATTTACAAAATCTCTTAATGTTGATGGTGTTATACTTGAAAGGTTTGTTCCTTTGGGAAGAGGAAAAGAACTATTTAATTATTTTTTAAAAAAAGAAGAATGGAAAGAAGTAATGAGAGAAATAATTTATTTTCTTGATATTAATATTTCTTACATAGAACTTATTCCATATAAAGCATTTTGGATAGATTTACAAAACAATAAAATTAAGGGTGCTCTTTGCAATCTTGGAGATGAGGCAATAGCTCTTATGCCAGATGGAACAATTTATCCATGCAGAAGATTAACTATACCTTATGGAAATATATTAACTGATGATTTTAATGAAATTCTTAAGAAATTAAAAAATTTCAGAGATGAAATAAAAACTAAATTAAAAGGAAAATGTAAAAATTGTGACATAAATTGTATTGGTTGCAGAGCATTAACATATGCAGTTTTAGGTGACCTTTATGAAGAAGACCCTCAATGTTTTTTATAACATTTTACAATCGAGTCTGACACAAAAGTAACATTTTAAGATATTTTAATTATTCTTTTGTTTGTTATTATATAGTGAACTTTAACATCTTTTTCATTCATAAGATAAGAAAAATCTTCAAAAATTTGACATTCATGAACAATAGTTATTATTTTTAAATTTTCTTTTAAAAATCCACCCTTTTTTAAAATTTCATACTCTTTATCGCCATAACCTTTGCCTTTGCCAATTCTATTTCCTTTAAGATCAACTGCTACACTTCCTTCAATCATTAGGTCAATTTTTGTTCTGAGTGGTTTACCATATTTTTCAAACCCTCTTATTATAGAGGCTTCTTTAATATTTATCCTTTCATGAATCTCAACAATATCTTTAATGTGAGGCAATGCAACAACAAGAATTTTTCCATTTTCAAGGATAATTTCTCTTACTCTTCTTAAAGGTGAATCAGGTGCAACAAAAATTGCATTTGCACTTTTAAATTCATTAATTTCTTTTATCTTTTCACATGCTTTATCTGAATCTACAAAATTAGGGATTCTTCCAAATACTGGTCTTGGAAAAGAGGAGATATTTTCCTTTTCCATTTTNTTCCAAACATAATTTCTAATCTCTTCTTTTGATTTCATATAATTCCAATTTCTTTTGCAATTAGCGCTGCTTCAGTTCTATCTCTTGCACCAATTTTTTGTAAAATAATAGTTACATAATTTTTAACAGTTCCCACAGAAAGATTTAATTTATCTGCAATATCTTGATTAGTGTATCCTTTTGAAATAAGTTTTAAAATTTCCAATTCTCTTAAACTTAATTCTTCAATTAAAGCTTCTTTTTTAATTTGAGGTTTTTCTATTTTTGATAGTTCTGACAAAATTTTTTTTGTTATTGATGGTTCAATAAGTGCACCACCTTCATAAACAATTCTTATTGTTTCAGATAGTTTTTCTATTGAAATATCTTTCAATATATATCCTAAAGCACCACTTTTGAGTCCATCATAAACATATTGATCATCATCAAATGTTGTAAGAATTATTATTTTTGCTTGAGAGTCAACCTCTTTAATTTTTTTTATTGCTTCAACTCCATTCATAACTGGCATTTGAATGTCCATTAAAACAATGTCAGGTTTAAGTTTTATGTATAATTCGTATGCTTCTTTTCCATTAGATGCTTCGCCTATAACACAAAATCCATCTTCCATTTGAAGAAGAGCTTTCAAACCTTCTCTAATTAATTTTTGGTCATCAACTATTAAAATTTTTATCTTTTCATTCAAATTACCCACCTCACTTTACAGGAAGAGAAAATATAATTCTTGCTCCTCCATCATCTCTATTTTCAAAAATTGCATTTCCATTAAAAATCTTCGCTCTCTCCTTAATTCCTTTTAACCCAAATGAATCTTCTTTTATTTCTTTAGGAAAACCAACTCCATTATCTTCAATTGTAAGTATAAAATTATCACTTATTTTTTCAAATTTTATCCAAACTTCATTTGCATTTGAGTGCTTTTCAATATTTGTTAATGCTTCCTGACAAACCCTTAAAAAAGTAA
Coding sequences:
- a CDS encoding DUF86 domain-containing protein, translating into MINKDLIIRKLNEIKEILNLIEKYENISLEEFLNNREIIDATKYRLINIIEACMNICNHIVVKKYNIVPESYGNCFKILGEKGFIDKTLSTNLIKMTKFRNLLIHLYTKVDDKEIYKILKQNLQDIKIFIKEIENLL
- a CDS encoding radical SAM protein is translated as MKDFGFQWHITDFCNLRCKHCYQEKFDKKSELPFEKIKYIVDKISESLKDRKISVNITGGEPFLREDILDIISYINNKENFKEINIITNGTILNDAIINFLESIQKFKYLKVSIESHNEIKNDFIRGKGNLDKVKENLKILKSKSCKKILIMITLSSLNYKELISFLEFTKSLNVDGVILERFVPLGRGKELFNYFLKKEEWKEVMREIIYFLDINISYIELIPYKAFWIDLQNNKIKGALCNLGDEAIALMPDGTIYPCRRLTIPYGNILTDDFNEILKKLKNFRDEIKTKLKGKCKNCDINCIGCRALTYAVLGDLYEEDPQCFL
- a CDS encoding 5-formyltetrahydrofolate cyclo-ligase, whose protein sequence is MKSKEEIRNYVWXKMEKENISSFPRPVFGRIPNFVDSDKACEKIKEINEFKSANAIFVAPDSPLRRVREIILENGKILVVALPHIKDIVEIHERINIKEASIIRGFEKYGKPLRTKIDLMIEGSVAVDLKGNRIGKGKGYGDKEYEILKKGGFLKENLKIITIVHECQIFEDFSYLMNEKDVKVHYIITNKRIIKIS
- a CDS encoding response regulator transcription factor yields the protein MNEKIKILIVDDQKLIREGLKALLQMEDGFCVIGEASNGKEAYELYIKLKPDIVLMDIQMPVMNGVEAIKKIKEVDSQAKIIILTTFDDDQYVYDGLKSGALGYILKDISIEKLSETIRIVYEGGALIEPSITKKILSELSKIEKPQIKKEALIEELSLRELEILKLISKGYTNQDIADKLNLSVGTVKNYVTIILQKIGARDRTEAALIAKEIGII